The Parafrankia discariae region GGCATGCCGCGCGCGTTCATGAAACCGCCGGGGCCGACGTAGCTGTCGCCGGGGATGTCCTTGACGGTCGCGTAGATTGTCGCGACCCGGCCGGTGATCTGCGGCAGGAGCAGGTTCGTGAGCGCGAAGTGCCCCAGGTGGTTGGTACCGAACCGCAGCTCGAAGCCGTCGGCCGTGCGCCCCTGGCGGCGAAGGCGCTCGCGGCTACCCGCCCGATCCCGCTGTTGGCGCCGGTGGAGCCAGCGCAACGGGGTGGCGATCACCGCTGCCGAGGGTGCGCTGGCGGGCGTGGTCGAGTTCATCGCCCACGGCGCGGCGAGCGGCGAGCTGGACCTCGACGGCCCGCACCGGGCCGGCACCATCTTCTTCACCACCGTGCAGGGCATCGTCACGCTCGTCAACGGAGGTCTCGCCTCGGCGCAGGAGCTCGACGAACTGGTGGAGCTCGCGGTCGAGCAGTTCCTCCGCGGCGCCCGACGAACCACGGCGACCTGAGCCTCGCGACCAGCCGCCTTCCCGGTTGGCCGGATGGCCGGATGGCCCGGTCGCCCCGCTCACCGCCCGACACTGCCCGGGCTGTTGTCCGTCGAACGCCCCGAGAGCCGTTGACTTCGAGTACTTGAAGTTTTTAGAGTCGATCAAGTGAGCACAGGGACCGCCCACCGCACCTACACGATCAGAGAAGCAGCAGCCCTGACCGGTCTTCCCGCGAGCACGCTTCGCTACTACGAGGCGATTGGAATAATCGCACCGGTTCGCCGCGGCGAGAGCAGCAAGCACCGCGTCTACAGCGACGAAGACATGGATACACCGACGTGGGTGGCCTGCCTGAGTGCCACAGGTATGTCCGTCAGCGACATGCGGCGATACATCCGGAACGGTGAGATCGGTCCGGCCGCGGCCGCGGATCAGGTGGAGCTGCTGCTGGCACAGCAGAAGCGGCTTGCCCTCGAGGCCGAAAACATCGCGGTCCAGCAGCACTACGTGCAGCTAAAGGTCAGCTTCTGGCAGGCGGTGGATGCCGGGGACGCCTACAAGGCGGCGGGTGAGGCGAAGGAGCTCTACATCGTGCCCGAGGCGGGCCACGTCGACCTGTATGACAGAACCGATCTGATCCCCTTCACCAAGATCGAGTCCTTCTTCGGCGAGAGCCTCGGCCAGCGGGAAGAAGCCCTGTGACGATCCGGCGCCTCCCCCTGCTGGGGATGGCCCTCGTCTTCCTCGTGGCCGCCTGCGGGTCGGACGCGGCCGATCCCGCCCCCACCTCCGCCTCCCGAAGTGGGGTGGGCGTGGCCCCCTCCTCCGCCACCACGGCGGGGCTGACCCCGGTCACCCTTACCGTCGGAGAGGGGCTGGACGACGCGCCGCTGAACACACCGCGGCGGGCACTCGTACCCCCCGGCTGGACCCTGTCCGTCTTCGCCCGGGTCCCGTCCGCCCGGCACGCCGCCTGGGCCCCCGACGGCACCCTGCTCGTCTCGGTGCCGGAGAACGGCACCGTCGTCCGGTTGCAGCCGGACGGGCGCGGCACCGCGACGGTGTCCACCCTGCTGAACGGGCTCACCCGGCCCCATGGCCTCGCCTTCGCCGACACGACCCTGTACGTCGCGCAGAGCGACCGGGTGGACGCCTACACCTACGCCGACGGGCAGGCCACGAACCCGCGCCCGCTCGTCACCGACCTGCCCAGTGCCCGCAGCCCCGACCTGCGGGGCAGATACGGCCACGAGCTGAAGAGCCTCGCGGTGGGCCAGGACGGATCGGTCTACATCACCGTCGGCTCGACCGGCAACATCAGCGCCGACGACCTCACCGCAAACCCACCACGGGCCTCGATCCTGCGCGTGCCGCCCGGCGGCGGCGCACCGGAACCGTTCGCCGTCGGCGTCCGCAACGGCACCGCCCTCGGCGTCGCCCCCGACGGCGCGATCTGGTCAGCGGTGAACAACCGGGACAACATCCAGTTCCCGTACGACCGTCCCTACGGCGACGGCTCAGGGTCGGCGCAGGGACGGGTGATCGACGACTATGTGCGTGACCATCCCGTCGAGCCCTTCGTGAAACTCACCCCCGGACGCAATCTCGGCTGGCCCTACTGCAACCCGGAGGCCGACGTGGACCCCGGTGTCCGCGGCTCCGCGCAGGACTTCTCCGACGTCCCGTTCATCCGTGACGTGGAGATGAACCCGGACGGGCGGATGCTCGACTGCGCGACGCTTCCCCCCGTGGAACAGTCACTGCCCGGGCATTCCGCCCCGCTGGGCCTGTCCTTCGTCGACGGCGACCTTCCGGGTGAGTACGCCTCCGGCGCCCTGGTGGGTGTGCACGGCTCGTGGAACGCCTCACCCCCACGCGCCCCCGAGGTGTCCTTCTTCCCCTGGCGCGACGGCAACCTGGGCGCACAGCAGACCCTGGTCGGCGGATTCCAGTCCGCGGACGGATCCCGCTGGGGCCGCCCCGTGACCGCCGTCACCGGACCGGACGGGGCGGTCTACATCACCGACGACACCGCCGGCGCCGTCTACCGCCTCGCTCCCCCCACACGCTGACCGACAGAAACGTCATCATCCAGCGACGCAACGTCATCCACCGAGGCCGGAGTCCAGGCCGCCGCGGACCGCAGCCGGACCCACCCTGGGTGGGTCCGGCTGTCATCGTGGGCAGGCTGATGCCGGCAGGCGCTCGATCTTGGTTCAAGGTCCTGAAATCACCTTCCTCCCTACCCGCCCCGTCACAAGATGATGACTGGAAACTGTCTCACCTCATGCTGGCAGATAGGGGACTCGACACCGTCCACACCAGCGCCGGTGAAGGCGCTGTCGCTGTACTCCCCCGTCTGCGGCCAACGACGGGCGGATCTGTTGCGCGACGCGATGGCGGTGCTCGTCACAGCCGCTCGCGGTCACCGGCGAGCTGGCGGAATCGTGCAAGGCCTACGGCGTTTCGCCTGGTCAAGGGCCCAACCCCAGCGGACGGACCCCTTCCGGCCGCGTGGAGCCGAAGAGACTCGAACCTCTGACCTCGCCCGATCACCTCCGGCCCACAGGCAGTCGCGCACGTCGGGGTCCGGGGGCTCGGCCCCGGGCAGACATAACGAAGACGCCCCCAGGCCTTCGTACGAAGGCCTGGGGGCGTCAAAGTCGAGTGGACCTAACGCATCACAACAAGAACCGTTTGATCTTGGTTCAGGGCCCTGAGATCAGGGTCCGTCCGGTCTCGGCGAGGCTCCTGGCCAGGGGCGATGCCCAGTAAGCACCCAGCCGACAACCTCACCCGCCGAATCGACACGGCGGACCCGCCGACGTCATCCGCGCGGCACGACGCCTCCTCATCTTCGCCAGCGCCGTGACCCTCACCCGAACCACAGATTCGAAACACTAGCGTCTGGAGAGAGGCAGCCGGACGGCAGGCGGAAGCGGCGCCAGGACAGGGTTCGCCTGGAACGACTGGATCATCAGGGCGGCGAAGCGCCGCGACGCCGCCACCCTCATCTCAGGTGACTCGACGCGGATGCCTTCGTTCGCCATCAGCGCCAGACTGATGTCCTCCAGCACGAAATCCCTCCGCAAGCCGCCGGCTTCCTTCGCGCGCCGCACCAGTTCGAGCAGCAGTCGCAGCGTGTGATCGCGGTCGGCGGCGAGGTCGACCGCTTCGGGAATCTGTGACGTGAACGCGCGGGCGAAGCCTCGGTCGAGGGCATGCATCTCCATCAGCCTGTCGAGCACGAGGCAGAACCCGCGCCACGGGTCGCCCGCAGCCAGGCCCTCCTCCACGACCGCCGAGCACGAGGCCATCTGCTCGGCGAAGGCCTCGGCCAGCAGAACGTCCTTGGTCTGGAAGTGCCGGTAGACGGTCGCGACACCGACGTCGGCACGCCGGGCGATCTCCCGGATCGGCACGTCGAGGCCGTCGGCGGCGAAGGCCGCGCGAGCGACCGCGAGGATGCGCTCACGGTTGTCGCGGGCGTCCGAGCGGAGCTTTGCTACCACTTGAGCCGGCACGTCTCTCACTTTAGCCAAACGGACGGGGTGCTCCGTTACGGTCGCCGCATGAGATCAGTTC contains the following coding sequences:
- a CDS encoding MerR family transcriptional regulator codes for the protein MSTGTAHRTYTIREAAALTGLPASTLRYYEAIGIIAPVRRGESSKHRVYSDEDMDTPTWVACLSATGMSVSDMRRYIRNGEIGPAAAADQVELLLAQQKRLALEAENIAVQQHYVQLKVSFWQAVDAGDAYKAAGEAKELYIVPEAGHVDLYDRTDLIPFTKIESFFGESLGQREEAL
- a CDS encoding PQQ-dependent sugar dehydrogenase; this encodes MALVFLVAACGSDAADPAPTSASRSGVGVAPSSATTAGLTPVTLTVGEGLDDAPLNTPRRALVPPGWTLSVFARVPSARHAAWAPDGTLLVSVPENGTVVRLQPDGRGTATVSTLLNGLTRPHGLAFADTTLYVAQSDRVDAYTYADGQATNPRPLVTDLPSARSPDLRGRYGHELKSLAVGQDGSVYITVGSTGNISADDLTANPPRASILRVPPGGGAPEPFAVGVRNGTALGVAPDGAIWSAVNNRDNIQFPYDRPYGDGSGSAQGRVIDDYVRDHPVEPFVKLTPGRNLGWPYCNPEADVDPGVRGSAQDFSDVPFIRDVEMNPDGRMLDCATLPPVEQSLPGHSAPLGLSFVDGDLPGEYASGALVGVHGSWNASPPRAPEVSFFPWRDGNLGAQQTLVGGFQSADGSRWGRPVTAVTGPDGAVYITDDTAGAVYRLAPPTR
- a CDS encoding TetR/AcrR family transcriptional regulator, which codes for MPAQVVAKLRSDARDNRERILAVARAAFAADGLDVPIREIARRADVGVATVYRHFQTKDVLLAEAFAEQMASCSAVVEEGLAAGDPWRGFCLVLDRLMEMHALDRGFARAFTSQIPEAVDLAADRDHTLRLLLELVRRAKEAGGLRRDFVLEDISLALMANEGIRVESPEMRVAASRRFAALMIQSFQANPVLAPLPPAVRLPLSRR